CGTCACCGATCATGGTGTCGCTCGTTCAGACAGCCACAACGATGCCGGTGCTTGCGCTCGCGTTGCCCGCGGGTGTCCTGGCGGACGTGCTCGACCGACGACGCGTGCTGATCGCTGCACAGTTGTGGATGACGATCGCGGCGCTTGTGCTGGGTTTGCTCACGCTCTCCGGTAGGACGACACCGGCGACACTGTTGGTCATGACGTTCGTGCTCGGCATCGGTGCGGCGCTCACCGCGCCGGCATGGCAGGCGATCGTGCCCGAACTCGTGGCGACCGTCGATGTTCCGGCAGCGATCACCCTTAATAGCGCCGGCGTGAACGTGGCGCGCGCCATCGGTCCCGCCGTCGGTGGCCTGCTCATCGCGGCGAACGGTCCGGCCCCTGCGTTCCTGATCAACGCGGTCACATTTATGGGAGTAACCGCTGCCTTGGTCTGGTGGAGACGCTCAGTGCCACCGAGCGTGCTGCCGCCCGAACCCCTCGTGGCGGCGCTCGGCGTCGGGCTGCGCTACGTGCGAAACACGCCCCCGCTCATCACGGTACTCGTGCGGACGCTGGCGTTTATTGCCTTCGGGAGTGCGCTGTGGGCCCTGTTGCCGCTGGTTGCCCGCGTACGATTGGGCGCGAGCGTCGCTGGCTACGGACTGCTGCTCGGAGCCATCGGTATTGGTGCGCTGAGTGCGACGGTGCTGCTGCCGGTTCTCCGGCGCCGGTATTCGATTGAACGCCTCGTCGTCGTCGCGACACTTGCCTACGCAGTCGTGCTGCTGGTCCTCGCGACGAGCAACAGTTACTTCGTGGTGTTCGTTACGTTGCTGCTCGCGGGCTCGGCATGGCTCACGCTGCTCTCCACGCTCCAGACGAGCGCGCAGGCGACCGTCCCGTCCTGGGTGAGGGGGCGCGCACTCGCGGTGTACCTGATGGTGTTCTTCGGCGGTCAGGCAGGAGGCAGCATCGTGTGGGGCGCCGTTGCTGAACTCCTGGGAAGCTCGGCGTCACTCGTCATCGCCGCTTGCGGCCTTGTGCTCGGCCTCACGACCGCCCGCAGGTACCCGTTGCATACGGCCGGCCATTCCGACCAGTCGCCGTCGCACCACTGGCCGATGCCCGAATCGTCACCCGGCGGTGCGCCCGAACGCGGCACGCGCGTTGTCGTAGTGATGACCGAATACCTGATCGATCCCGGGTCGAGCGTCGCATTCTCCGCCGCGATGCGTGAGATGCGTGCCGCGCGAATGCGAAGCGGGGCGGTGCGTTGGCAACTCGCCAATGACCTCTCGCGTCCGGAGCGGTTCGTCGAGCAGTTCACGGTGCCGACCTGGGA
This region of Gemmatimonas groenlandica genomic DNA includes:
- a CDS encoding MFS transporter, encoding MTSVALRPFGSPAFRVLWVATVVSTTGTWIHDVGATWLMTGLTPSPIMVSLVQTATTMPVLALALPAGVLADVLDRRRVLIAAQLWMTIAALVLGLLTLSGRTTPATLLVMTFVLGIGAALTAPAWQAIVPELVATVDVPAAITLNSAGVNVARAIGPAVGGLLIAANGPAPAFLINAVTFMGVTAALVWWRRSVPPSVLPPEPLVAALGVGLRYVRNTPPLITVLVRTLAFIAFGSALWALLPLVARVRLGASVAGYGLLLGAIGIGALSATVLLPVLRRRYSIERLVVVATLAYAVVLLVLATSNSYFVVFVTLLLAGSAWLTLLSTLQTSAQATVPSWVRGRALAVYLMVFFGGQAGGSIVWGAVAELLGSSASLVIAACGLVLGLTTARRYPLHTAGHSDQSPSHHWPMPESSPGGAPERGTRVVVVMTEYLIDPGSSVAFSAAMREMRAARMRSGAVRWQLANDLSRPERFVEQFTVPTWDEHLRQHARVSIADEDVQRKVRAFHRGVDPPAVTHLIAVY